AACCACTACGATTGTTGAATTAGAACAGGGCATCGCCGCGGGATCGGCTTCTGTTAACCCCGGAGATTCGTCCAATCCTTCGAGTCCCAAAACTGAAGATTGGTTTGATAACGGCAGTCAGAATTCAGACTTTGATATTTAATCTTAAAAAAAAAAGACAAGATGAAAAGTATAATATCAAATAAATTAAGAAGAAACATTTCTGGAGCGGCCGTATTTTGCTTATTACTAGCCAGTTTCACATCCTGCTCTTCGAAAGAAGAACAGATGGCACCAACCGAAGATGGTGCTGTGCTGAAAGTTGGTGTGAAAGGAATAGAAGAATCAATAATCGGTGGAACAGGAAATAACGTAAAAATGTCCAATAAAGGAAATAGCGGCATTAATAAACAATCATTAGTATCATTTGGAAGCGTGGACGCTTTTGTGGACTTTGGTGAAGGTACACTTGGTAACGACGTTCCGGTTGTAACAAAGGCCAGCTCAACTGATACATTGAGCAAAAAAGCCGCATCAGGAACAACGAAAGCGGTGGCATCATCTCAAATGGAAAATGGCACTAAATTCCGTCTTCTGATCTACGATGCTGCTAACGCTTTAGTCGTTAATCAAGTTGTTACTTCAGGAGTGGATCCACAGATCAAGGTAGACGCCAATAAGAAATATACTTGGTATGCCGTATCTGTAAATGAAAAGAATGCAAGTGTTCCTGATGTAAATGGTGCCGGAGTGGTCTCCCGTAGTGGGCTAGAGAACAAAGATGTATTGTATGCTTCGGGCAGTGTCAATACAGTAAATGGTGAGAATTATTTGGAGATAACATTTAAACGCATGACCGCTAGAATTCAGGTGAAATTGAATGTTAGAGGGCTTTTTGCCAGAATAGAAAATAGTACGAGCATTTCATTAGTTAAAAACAGTACAAATACGACTGTTTTGCAAATGGGTGATTTGAATATGCTAACGGGGCAGTTTAATAATGTGGTAAATGTAGACAAAGCGGTATTAGGCTCTTCGATGGTAGAGGAAAGTGGAAATCCTGCTGCTACAGTTAAAGTAGCAAGCTTCTTCACATTGAGCACGGAAACAATTCCTGCCAATAGTTTCAAGATGAAGTTTAATACGTTGAAAGTTACATTGGATGATTCGCGTGTAAGAACATTTACACCATTAACTTACACTTATCCTGGCGCCTACACTCCGACAATAGGTAGTACCTATGGATTGAATATCCGTCTTATTGAATCTCCAGTTAAAGTTAAAGGTGTTTTATGGGCACGATCCAACCTGGTATATAACGCAGCTGAGATGGACAAATATAGATTAAAATCCAATCCAGGAGGATCAACTCCGGCTACTAAGGACACAGAATTCTGGAACTGGAAATCTTCTACACCAACGGGGGCTGCAGGCAGCACGGACCCTTGTGCTTCGGTTTATCCGGAAGGAACATGGCGTATGTCAACAAAACAAGAATGGGAATCCATCGGACAACCTGATGATAAGCAAGAGGTGTTGGGATTATTCTGGGGTGCGCAATATGCATACAAATGGAATAGAGACAGTGATTATCCTAGTAATCCGGCATATGACGACAATGACCTTACCTTATCTTTTGGTGGATACCGTACTAAGCCAAGCACATTGGGTGGATCGACATCTGTAGTAGGGAGCCCGGGTGGTATCGCTTTAGGTGCTTTTGCCTCTGGGGAATGTCATTATTGGACTTCCGACAATAGAGACTCCAATACAGCATTTGCTGTGAAGTCAGCATTTACAAGGGTTGCCTGGCTATTCTCTTGGGGAAATGTAACTTACCCTAATCTCAATAAAGCCGAGGGTAGAAACATCCGTTGTGTAAGACAAATTGTTAATAATTAAATTAATAAAAGCTTTAAATCTATAAGCTTTTGAAATGGCATAAATAGTCACTTGAATTATACCCCGAGAAATGAAATTCCCGGGGTATAATTATTTAAATTAGATCCGAAAATATTCTTTATTGACCTAGTTACCCTTTGTAGGCCAACAGATTATTCAAATATATAATAAAAATAAGGAACTGTCCTTTGAAAAATTTGGAGGAGAAATCGCGACCCAAAATAATCAAAATAAAAAAATTTATTCTAAAAGTTTGTTTTGAAACGCAAAACGCACAAGATCAGCTGTATTTTTAGCCCGAGTTTTATCAATCAAATGCTGCCTAATCCCTTCAATTGTACGCTTGCTTAAAAAGATCTGATCTGCAATCTGAGCATTGGTATGACCTTGCGATATTAATTCTAAAACGGACAGCTCTCTTTCATTTATCTCATAGCGCTTAAGTAAATCTGATTTATCGTAAGTCAGGGGGATTAAAGTACTATATTTATTGATGATATCCATAGCAATAGAGCTTGCCAAATACTTTTTGCCTTGAACAACTTGATTAACGCCAAACAATAGCTCAGTATAATCTGTACTCTTAGTCAGATAGCCATCTGCTCCGGCATTGAATGCATCCACAACCACGCCGCTATCTTCAATCATCGACAGTACCGAAGCCCTTATATCTGGAAACCTAGTTTTCGCAATATGTATCAAAGCAACTCCATCAATTTCTTTCATATTGATGTCAGTGAGTACCAGATCGGGTGTTTTATTTTTCTCAAGATAATCCAAAGCTTCTTCCCCACTGCCCACTTCATCCACGACAAAAAGGTCATTACAAGAATCTAATATCAGTCGTATACCATTACGAACTAAATTGTGGTCGTCAACTAATAGAATTTCAGTCATTATTCCTCCGAAATTTAAGCAAGTATATAACACCTAACCGTTAAGATTGTTCGACACAAGAGCTCATTTTTTCATGCAAAATAAGTGGCCACAGCCACTATTACTCTGAACGGATAGTCAACAACCCATCCTTATTGTAATTGATTTCAAAATGGGAGCTAAAAAATTCTGAGCAGCTTGTTACATGTCCGTAATTTTCATCCAATATTGGCGAAATAATTAACACTAGGCACTAAATATTTTTGGGAAATTCATCTTTCCACCAAGTGAAACGCCAATCGTCCGCCTCCTCGTCGGTCAATAAACAAGATTCCAACTCTTTAATATATTTCTCTTTCTCCAAATGTTGCCCTATAAACACCAACTCGTTTTTACGATCCTCCCATTCAGGATGCCAGCGTTTTAATAGATCAGCTTTTATTTCGGGGTAAATTGGATGTTGGTACCGCACCTCTTCTGGCATGCTACTCCACCACGAACCGGCAGTCTCCAATCGGACGCTCCCGCCAGCTTGACTAAAACTAATTGCAGTATCCGGCCTCGACGCTAACCAAAATAATCCTTTAGCACGTATAATATTATGAGGATAATGTTCATTTAAATAACTGTGTAATCGTTGCGGATGGAAAGGTCGCTGGGAGCGAAAAACAAAAGATGAAATCCCATATTCTTCAGTTTCGGGAACATGCTCCTCCGTTAGTTCTTTTAACCAACCCGCAGACGAAGAAGCTTCTTCAAAGTCGAACATTCCTGTTCCCATGATCTCCTTTGGATCAACTTGGCCAAATTGGGTACGAATCAGCTTCGCGCCTGGATTAAGTTTACCAATTGCTGCTTCCAAGGTTCCTATGGTCTCCTCCGACACAAGGTCTGCTTTGTTTAAAACAATGACATTAGCAAACTCTATCTGATCGGTCAATAAATTTACAATTGTCCTGTTATCCCTATCATCGTCGGCGAGCTCCCTATCTAACAAAGTTTCTGAACTACCAAAATCCTTGGAGAAGTTGAAACAATCCACTACAGTAACCATTGTATCAATAAAGCTGAATGACGAAAGGTCAATATCATTGTTAGAATCAACATAACTGAATGTCTGTGCAACAGGAATTGGCTCTGAGATACCTGTACTTTCAATCAGAAGGTAATCAAAACGGTCTTCTTTGGCCAAACGTTCAACCTCAACCATGAGATCTTCCCTTAATGTACAACATATACATCCATTACTCATTTCAACAAGCTTCTCTTCTGTGCGGGATAGCACATTCTCGCGCTCCACGGATTGTGCATCAATGTTCACTTCACTCATATCATTTACAATTACAGCAACTTTCTTGCCTCCCTTGTGATGAAGTATATGATTCAGCAAGGATGTTTTACCTGCCCCCAAAAAGCCACTTAGAACTGTGACTGGTAGTTTTTTTTTCATTTTGATATAAATTAAATTCTATTTTTTTTCTCCACTGAGTTCATCACAATGCGCATCCATTTTTTTATATTCTCAAGGTGCTCTATTCCATAATTGGAAACAAAACGTTGTGTCTCCGCATTGGAAAGATCTTCATAAACTACCAGACGTTGCTTGGCAAATTCGACCGTTAACGGAATACCACATTGTTTTTCAATACACCACTTCCAGTCTTCAAAGTTTTTAGGAATCATGCTCATTGTCTTTTTATATAAAAGCAAAATTAAGAACAATAATTCATAAAAGCAATTTAGTTGCATTTGATAATTGTATTCTATTTGACATAAGTATAATTGCTTGTGGCCTTTATTAGGAATCAGCAGGTATATACTTATCTGAAATGATGGCTGATCAACCACAAGACTCTTTATTGCATACAAACCCTCTAGGTATGCATTAAGCCAAAATTGATTGCCATTCTTTTAAGTAGGGTTAGTGCCGCTATCTGAGAAAAAGAAAGCGTATGTAAGCGGCAGTGAAGATATACCGAAGCATCCCAGAATTTATGAAAATTCATGAAATAAGATTTCATATTTATAAAGTTTGCCGTATATTAAAAGCATAAATTTCGAAATTGAATTTATGCCTATAAAGAACCAACTCTTCAGGGCACCCTAGCTGTGTTAGAAATGAAGTGATTACTTTTAATAGTTCAACAGGTACAGTAACATCCTCAGGAGGATGCTGCTATAATGGCAATCTCATCTTTTTTACTGCATTGTAATATTTGTGAACATCACATACCTATCAATTTGCTGGCTACGATGATGCTTAAACCGTGATCTAGGACAATTTCCTGCGATACTATAAAATACGAGGATTTATTTTATTTTTACCTTTCAAATTGACTTACATGACCAGCAAAACCATCAGCGTAAAAGATAAACTCGAGCCCCAGAAATTATTAATGGTTGCTGCATTTGACAATTCAAAAGCTGTAACCAAACCACATAGGCACAATGGATACCTTGAACTGGTGTTTTTATCAAACACATCTGGAAAGCAGATAATTGACGGCAGGGAAAGTCCGATTAAAACACCATGCTTACTGATCATTAGAAAGGAATCTGTACATTACTGGGAATTGGTGGTTCCAATCGAGGGCTATGTACTCTTGGTAAAAAAATCATTTGTAGAACAGAGCTTAGATCTTGAAATCACAAGGTTGGTCGATGAGATCAGTCAATTTGACATCCTTTACCTAAAAGAAAATGGAGTCATTCCGACTCTCCTACAATTGCTATCACAGGAAGAAAACAAAATATGTCAGGAGGGATTGTTTAAATCACTCTTAGCTAAAACTCTCGAAGATATTGGCAAGATGGATCAATCCACATCGGTCTCCAACGACCTGTATGTCAAATTTATCGAACTGTTAAATGCAGATTCAAAAATCATAAACAGTGTTGCATACTATGCGTCCCTACTGCATACAAGTCCCCAAAATCTGAGTGCAGCCTGCAAAAGAAATACCCATAATACGGCCTCTCAGATATTGGCAACCTATATTATCAAAGAGGCGAAAAGACTAATTTTCTATACCAACAACTCGATCGCCGAAATTGCTTTCGTATTGGGTTTCTCAGATAAATCAAACTTCTCAAAATACTTTAAACGATACACGGACTTTACCCCTTCCGAATTCAAGAGACAACATGACTAAAATTCCTTCTCACCAAACTCACTCTTGGGTAATTTCGAAAGCTGATTCAGCTTATGAAAATTAAAGCTGAGGTTAAGCATCAATATATTTTTTTCATAAATATAATTAGTGGTAGTAAAGAAGTCATGTGAGGATGTCGTAATACGCTGCTCATTGACACCCCATTTGCCAAGTTCAATGAACTGCCATTGACACTGTGCTTTGATTGATCCTTTCAAAAAGGTCTTGCTCAGATTGAAGTGGGGGGTGACAAACCTAGAATCCTTTCCCTGTACGGTAGGTCTTCCGGAAAGATAATTTACCTGCAAACCTGTACTCCAATTCTTGGTCAGATCTGCCTGAATTCCGGCATTCAGGGAATAAACCCAGTCACTATTACTATTTGTCTCTTGATAAGTCAGCACCTGCCCAGAGATCTTATAACGATACAGGTTAAGTCCACCGTTGACTCTTAACCAAGGAAGAAGCTTTCCCTCCCCTCCCAGTTCTGTCCCCCAGCGGGTGGCATAATCTGCATTGGTAAACACCCGATTGAGTATTGTATCTGCATACACAGAATTGACCCGTTGGATCGGATTTTTCGTGTGTTGGTAGTAAATGTTTAAGAATATACTTCCTGTTTTTAATTTCTTCACAATACCCGTCTCGACATTCGTGGTAAATTCTGGAAGCAAGTTGGGATCTCCTTGTTCCAATGTCTCCGAGTGCTCGCGTTCGGGTATGGGATTTAGCTCAAAATTGTTATTTCGTTGAACGCGGCGGGCAGCAGCAAACTTCCAGGACCAATCCTCGCTGAGGGTATGCATCAAATTAAATGTAGGATACAATTGGTGGATTGAATACGGATATTCCACGCCAGTATTGACTAAAAGTACCTCACGTTGATAATATTCATAACGAAGCCCAAGTGACAACTGTGTCCCTTCAAGTTTATGATCATATTGGCTAAAAATAGCATGTACTGTATTATTTGCATTTAACTTTCCTGTAAATTCGGGAATAAGTTTAATTGCCTCACCTGGCTTTTCAGTGGCGAAATATTCAAAGTTACCTTTCTGCCGATCATTTCTTAGTTGGTAACCACTCAATAGCTCTCCATGCGGCAATTTCCATTGATGTTGGACCGAAACCCGTAGGCCACGTAAAGGATTGGTATAATTGTTATTTGTCCATTGGACAGTATCAGCCCTATGGTCAATATTCGCATTCTTGGTCGCCCCATACATATTGGCATATTCATAAATTGCACCTGCCTGCAATAAATGGGTATCACTAAACTTGTACTGATAATTGAAATCAATAAGATAAAATTCTCCCTGCTTATTCTGCAGATTGGAGTTGAAATAATTTATTCTTGAAAGTTCTTCGCCCGTTGATGGACGAATTGTTCGATTTGTATAATCGATATCAGCCAGTCGGTCCTGAAATTTCCGGGACGCCAGAATACCTAGATTAAATTGCTGTTTTTGTGATAGCGCATAGGCACCATTCAGTCTAATCCCAAAATTGTACTTATCGAAACTCCGTTCACCTCTAGATGGAAAGAACGTCTGCCGATCTCCGATAATCGTATATACATCACCTTCCCGAAACCCCGCATTGTCATTGCGCATATAATTGGCCGAACCACTCCATTCGAGCTTATTTTTTTTGAACTGGAATGAGATATCTCCTCCAAATCGCTTTTGTCCCCTCTTGTTCCCATAATCATCTATACTGGGCAATCCTCCCTGAAGATTAAATATCCAAGCAAATCCATCCGACGCAGCTTTTTTTGTCATAATATTGATAATACCTCCTTTACCATCAGGATCAAATTGAGCAGAAGGACTGGTAATATACTCTACATCGGTCACATCATTAGCTGCGATCTGGCTTAAAATTGTCACAGGATCTAAATAGGAAGGTTTACCATTGATAAGTACAATAATGCCCGTATTCCCGCGCATACTTATATTGCCATTTCCATCCACAGCAGCTGATGGTAGATTTTTTACAATATCCAAGGCTGTACCACCGACTGCATTTCTATACTGGCTTGCTTGATATCGCTGCATATCAGCTGAGTGCTTCTGCGCGGCAAGCTCTCCGGTAATCTTTACTTCGGTCAACCGCTGATCCGTACTGACAAGTGCAATTTCAGTTAGATTGGTCTGGCTTCTACCATCAAAATCCACAACTATTTTTTTTTGACGATAGCCAATAAATTTAACCACAATAGCATATTGTCCTTTTTTCAGGTTGAAAAAATGGAAGCCGC
The window above is part of the Sphingobacterium sp. ML3W genome. Proteins encoded here:
- a CDS encoding response regulator transcription factor, which gives rise to MTEILLVDDHNLVRNGIRLILDSCNDLFVVDEVGSGEEALDYLEKNKTPDLVLTDINMKEIDGVALIHIAKTRFPDIRASVLSMIEDSGVVVDAFNAGADGYLTKSTDYTELLFGVNQVVQGKKYLASSIAMDIINKYSTLIPLTYDKSDLLKRYEINERELSVLELISQGHTNAQIADQIFLSKRTIEGIRQHLIDKTRAKNTADLVRFAFQNKLLE
- a CDS encoding GTP-binding protein — translated: MKKKLPVTVLSGFLGAGKTSLLNHILHHKGGKKVAVIVNDMSEVNIDAQSVERENVLSRTEEKLVEMSNGCICCTLREDLMVEVERLAKEDRFDYLLIESTGISEPIPVAQTFSYVDSNNDIDLSSFSFIDTMVTVVDCFNFSKDFGSSETLLDRELADDDRDNRTIVNLLTDQIEFANVIVLNKADLVSEETIGTLEAAIGKLNPGAKLIRTQFGQVDPKEIMGTGMFDFEEASSSAGWLKELTEEHVPETEEYGISSFVFRSQRPFHPQRLHSYLNEHYPHNIIRAKGLFWLASRPDTAISFSQAGGSVRLETAGSWWSSMPEEVRYQHPIYPEIKADLLKRWHPEWEDRKNELVFIGQHLEKEKYIKELESCLLTDEEADDWRFTWWKDEFPKNI
- a CDS encoding helix-turn-helix transcriptional regulator, with protein sequence MTSKTISVKDKLEPQKLLMVAAFDNSKAVTKPHRHNGYLELVFLSNTSGKQIIDGRESPIKTPCLLIIRKESVHYWELVVPIEGYVLLVKKSFVEQSLDLEITRLVDEISQFDILYLKENGVIPTLLQLLSQEENKICQEGLFKSLLAKTLEDIGKMDQSTSVSNDLYVKFIELLNADSKIINSVAYYASLLHTSPQNLSAACKRNTHNTASQILATYIIKEAKRLIFYTNNSIAEIAFVLGFSDKSNFSKYFKRYTDFTPSEFKRQHD
- a CDS encoding TonB-dependent receptor, translating into MTVQAQKGILSGTIKDSLAQSPISFASIAVLNMHGHVVDGTVTDSLGGFHFFNLKKGQYAIVVKFIGYRQKKIVVDFDGRSQTNLTEIALVSTDQRLTEVKITGELAAQKHSADMQRYQASQYRNAVGGTALDIVKNLPSAAVDGNGNISMRGNTGIIVLINGKPSYLDPVTILSQIAANDVTDVEYITSPSAQFDPDGKGGIINIMTKKAASDGFAWIFNLQGGLPSIDDYGNKRGQKRFGGDISFQFKKNKLEWSGSANYMRNDNAGFREGDVYTIIGDRQTFFPSRGERSFDKYNFGIRLNGAYALSQKQQFNLGILASRKFQDRLADIDYTNRTIRPSTGEELSRINYFNSNLQNKQGEFYLIDFNYQYKFSDTHLLQAGAIYEYANMYGATKNANIDHRADTVQWTNNNYTNPLRGLRVSVQHQWKLPHGELLSGYQLRNDRQKGNFEYFATEKPGEAIKLIPEFTGKLNANNTVHAIFSQYDHKLEGTQLSLGLRYEYYQREVLLVNTGVEYPYSIHQLYPTFNLMHTLSEDWSWKFAAARRVQRNNNFELNPIPEREHSETLEQGDPNLLPEFTTNVETGIVKKLKTGSIFLNIYYQHTKNPIQRVNSVYADTILNRVFTNADYATRWGTELGGEGKLLPWLRVNGGLNLYRYKISGQVLTYQETNSNSDWVYSLNAGIQADLTKNWSTGLQVNYLSGRPTVQGKDSRFVTPHFNLSKTFLKGSIKAQCQWQFIELGKWGVNEQRITTSSHDFFTTTNYIYEKNILMLNLSFNFHKLNQLSKLPKSEFGEKEF